The genomic region GATCCACTTACACTAATATAAAACTTAAGTGATTTTAcacttttcataattttatacaattaatattttaaaatttcaacagttaaatttgTCAAGATAATTTGTATTTGCcatgtatataaatttttattcgaTCCAATATCTTTTGCATATCAATTTAaagtattatttatattaatatgtatatatatttatttaataatttttttatgtaaaatgatagttagaatattttaatttatgcTAAACTTGATTAGTATAATTTACATAAATGGAACATAAATTATGAccgttaaattattaaattattagtttataaaaattataaaataattattaaatcatttaaattttACACTGGACTAAGTAGATATTTCCTCAATTTTTATACTCAATCATTTATATTCAAATGAAGTGTTAAAAAAATGAACTTATCCAAAGCGGATAGAACCCATTAGTACTTGGAAACCTAAcaaattgtttttatattataagTAATCTTGTTTCTCACTAAAATAACTGAGCTAGATTCTTGACTAATAACGACTTAAATATAAGTTGTGTTAGAATATGTTGATGCTATTATAACTTTATGACAAAAATATTCGGTTTTAGTTAAAGGTGGAATATTGAAATCGAGGTGCGAGATCTGTGACAAGCCAACCAAAGGAAGCGTTTTCAAGTGCACTATCTGCAGTTTCCAGATGCACCCATGCTGTGGAATGTTGTCAACCGAAATCTTCAACATATCACTCCATCCACACACTCTAAGGCTCTTGCCAATGCCTGGCCAGTCATCGAATGGCGACCCTGCTGGCTTGGCCTGCGGTGAGTGCAATCTGAGGAGATCAGGAAGAGTGTACCGTTGCACCATCTGTGATTATTATCTCCACGCAGTGTGCGCTAAGAACATGGTGAATGGACTTCGAGCCAATGGGTTCAAAGGCATCGAAAAGGCGAGCATGATAGGGACTGCAGCCAAGGTTGCTTCTCAAGTGGTGAAGGAATTCATTGGAGGGCTCATTGAAGGGCTTGGAGAAGGGGTTGGACAAGTCCTGATTCAATCTGCTGCTAGGGGATCAAGGTGCCACATTAATAGCTCACCTAGAATTGCAAAAAACGTTTCTTaagttaaatatatatgtatatgttttgtTGTATAAGCTATCATATATGTTCaatattttttgtttgtttgtttagcAGTTGATGGAAGCTCTGAGTTATAGTTTGCAGATGGGAAAGTGTTGCAGCaattggtatatacatatatatcactGATTGATTCCGTCAAGTATTATTATTACGATTAAATGATAGTATATGGTTtctgtaaattattttttattccaAATATAATTAATGAAATTGAACCCAACATTCTAGAGTTTTTAGTCCATGGagcttttttttctttgaaaacaGAGGCTTGAACCGTGTTTTGGAACGGATAATCATGCATTATACATTCAACGGATCGTTGGGTTTGAAGTGGAAGTTTAATTCCAAATACATGCCAAGTTTAAACAGATTGAATATACTGAAATATTCTTTTCGTGCAATTATGGTAAGACAAGCGTTTTCTAAGTTCCACCGTTCTAATAgaattataattcaattcaaattaatcAAAGTAAGGGTTACTGCTTCATTGCTATTTCTGTTAGAAACCTGCGGGTTGAGGTGAGTTTGGATTAAGTTTATTTTAGATTCTAATTGTTTGGGAGTTCAATTTTTTTGAGTTTGGATTTTTTTAGACTCAGATTTTTAGGACTCAGGCTTGGATCGAATTGTGCGGATTCTGACggattcaaataattttaaattttataagttataaatattttaattttaaatataataatttattttatttttatatgatgACAACACAATTGAATTTGCATTATAAAAAGTATAAATTATATATACTTAATAGAGttattttatgtaaattaattaaagtggttattgtatttaaaatttattaatatatgatattatatgaattaattaaaatatttttattgttcATAATTATATTATATCTATAATTGTATAATTACTTATCTTTCTTCTTAAATTTATAAACTTAATATTCATActctaaaaatatttattctaaaattcaaatttattttacTAAACCTGACTCAAATAATATACTCATTattaccaaactcaaaataaactaattataCCCAAATCTCCTgtccaaaatacaaaaatataaacCTAATATCCAAatacaatttgtaaaagttaaaagctcaattcaaaatctaatttaataaaagtaattttttaagaaattaaattttaataatatttttgtttTGCTAGTTATaattatatacatgtattttagtATCCTAATTACGCATAACTATTGATGCTATATCTTttacaataatatatataataatagttatgtatatttatacttatgaaatatattatttcattatataaCACTATATCACATATGTAACACCGTCTACCAAACCCGAATTATCGGATTCGGATATTGGGTGCTACAAtacttaaaaatttaataaaaattttagaactGGTGTAACCCAATTACAACAAACTCCTTATTTATTTCTACACAACCGTTAAAAAGAAGTTCTCATTAAATACGGCAAAATCTTAAATATAGTGTACAAGTCATTACAACTTAAAACTTGGTTAAAGATAGACTCAAACATGGTGTAGAATACAATTTTTCATATCCCTACGGTGTCCTCAGTATGCATGATATCACCACTCGAGCAGCCTCCTTGGCGCATTCCTGGCTTGGTTCCCTTTAGCATACCAACTCTTTTCTCAGAACCTGCATCATATCGAACACTcataagttcaaatgaacttagtgaaTCTCAATTTAGGATTACCTT from Gossypium arboreum isolate Shixiya-1 chromosome 1, ASM2569848v2, whole genome shotgun sequence harbors:
- the LOC108475711 gene encoding uncharacterized protein LOC108475711 isoform X2, producing the protein MMMMMSNKPSFKKTNSFPLKTQQAPNSQDQPTSYWRSPHHHHHTIEFPTSPEVPEQGDQIFHAAHPQHPISQTYLPDLFTCASCKEFGSGLRFTCTDCDYQLHDFCALAPPALKRHAIHPLHKLIFFHKPVKGGILKSRCEICDKPTKGSVFKCTICSFQMHPCCGMLSTEIFNISLHPHTLRLLPMPGQSSNGDPAGLACGECNLRRSGRVYRCTICDYYLHAVCAKNMVNGLRANGFKGIEKASMIGTAAKVASQVVKEFIGGLIEGLGEGVGQVLIQSAARGSSS
- the LOC108475711 gene encoding uncharacterized protein LOC108475711 isoform X3, encoding MMMMMSNKPSFKKTNSFPLKTQQAPNSQDQPTSYWRSPHHHHHTIEFPTSPEVPEQGDQIFHAAHPQHPISQTYLPDLFTCASCKEFGSGLRFTCTDCDYQLHDFCALAPPALKRHAIHPLHKLIFFHKPVKGGILKSRCEICDKPTKGSVFKCTICSFQMHPCCGMLSTEIFNISLHPHTLRLLPMPGQSSNGDPAGLACGECNLRRSGRVYRCTICDYYLHAVCAKNMVNGLRANGFKGIEKASMIGTAAKVASQVVKEFIGGLIEGLGEGVGQVLIQSAARGSS
- the LOC108475711 gene encoding uncharacterized protein LOC108475711 isoform X1, with the protein product MMMMMSNKPSFKKTNSFPLKTQQAPNSQDQPTSYWRSPHHHHHTIEFPTSPEVPEQGDQIFHAAHPQHPISQTYLPDLFTCASCKEFGSGLRFTCTDCDYQLHDFCALAPPALKRHAIHPLHKLIFFHKPVKGGILKSRCEICDKPTKGSVFKCTICSFQMHPCCGMLSTEIFNISLHPHTLRLLPMPGQSSNGDPAGLACGECNLRRSGRVYRCTICDYYLHAVCAKNMVNGLRANGFKGIEKASMIGTAAKVASQVVKEFIGGLIEGLGEGVGQVLIQSAARGSRCHINSSPRIAKNVS